The Anguilla rostrata isolate EN2019 chromosome 2, ASM1855537v3, whole genome shotgun sequence genome contains the following window.
TCTGTAATCGATTCGAGGATTCTGACTATTGGTTTTGCTTATTGTGTTTATTGCCGTTTTCATTATGAACAAGACGGGGAAATCCggttaatgtatttttcattatgtCGATCTGGGCTGTTTGCCGTATGGTTAGTATGATGCGATTACCACAGCCTATGTGTTTGGTTAGTTTAAGTGTGTTAGAATTGAACTAGTTAAGTTCTGAATATTTTCGTCTGTTTTTAGTTGGCACTAGCTAGTTTGCTTATAATTTAAGTCAGCACTGGTTGTCCAGTTTGctttgtgtatttaattttgtttggtAGTCTACAGCCCATGGTTTCCCCCCTGTTCTGTTTTTCGTGGCCGTTATTTTTAATTACTAATAAGTGGTTACTATATTTTGTTACACGCCTGTACCCCTAGTCTAGACATCACAAACACCAGACCATTCATGCTTGTCGTTATTGATCTTGAGAAACGTTTAGAGCGTTTAATTAAACACGGTAGGTCTAGAGACAGTTAAATTCTGACACGTCTTGATTTCATGCTTGCCCATCTGTTAACATTTGGGGGTGGATTGCGCAACTTTATGCTCTATATGCTCAATATGACAGCCAAATGCGTCAATCGGGCTTGGTCCATTGTAGGTCGAAGATATTTCTTAAGTGAGTTTTAGTTCGCCGACAGATCATTGTTGCCTGCTAGCCTGCAGCCCCCTCTCACTACTAGCCGTACTGCCGTCATTATTGGTAGTTTTAGCTTGCCTACCTCTGGCCCGGTGGCTGCTCCCTGTCCATTTCTGTACAGGTATTAGGACAAATATTGTGTTCTCGTGACTTTGTATGgttatttttatacacacaatgggggattgtgtgtgtaaaaagtactgtcatttctacatggtgaaaccataGTGGATAAAATACCCTTGAATAAAATTTTCATTGACAAATCTAAAgttgtggaatacagagccaaatcaagaagaagaaaaaacaaaacatgcctttgtcccaaacattatggagctcactgtatacagCCCTTATATTGCCAACGCATGAAAAATCCAACCAACAGAGAATACTacatataaacagaataaaacattctgtaaataatttaaGTAGAGCCTTAAACAAAATAGAAAAGAGGTCTTTTCTCTTTGCTAAAGAGCACCACCTTTCTTTTACATACAGAACACAATGATGAGTACAAAATGTATCCCCTGTGATAAAATGCATTGTACTATTGTACGCTGCATCAAGAGGTGTAAAGAATGTGTCCGCTGCTGCAGTAGGGCCTGTTTGATTAAGGCTAAATCCCTTCCCCTGTTTCCCTCCAGGAGCTGCACTTCTGCACACCTTTGAGCAGCAGTATGATGCaggcaggagtctgtctgagacaggacactgagacagcactaccagagctcactgagcagcacacgatcagacagaaagaagaggaactcagtggactggagtctgtccacatggcagagtcagagacagagtgtgctgcaccaggactgaacacactggagccagagtgtgttacagcacacagcggggtcagtgatgtacaccacacacatgcaccactgattaaaacagaaactgatctgggTTCCACCCACACTGGGGATCTTAAGACAGAGAACCTTGACAGTACAGAGCTGGGATATGTAACCCATCTGCATCCtgaccaaatcaaaacagaGACTGATGATGAAGGATTCCTTAAAGCAGAACACAGTGATTTGCAGGATATTAAATGTGTTCGTATTAAATCTGATCAAATGAAGTGTGAACCATGGCAATCTCCAGGAGACCCAAACAGAAGCTgtaaaaaagaattaataaatCATCAATGtgataaaaacaatgaaaataatcagACCATGTTTATCCAGAAAAGTACAAAGAGTAGCAGCAAATATATAAATTCTCAGACAATTAATGTGATCATTGAACCCACTATAATCAATTCAAGTAAAAACCCTTTGAATGTCTTTCAAAACAAGATAATTCACAGAAATACATGTGAAATTAATACAGTTGAAAGGCCATACAAATGCActcagtgtgagaagtgttttcgTACAAggtctgctttaaaaaaacacatacaaattcattcaggtgaaaagccctaccaGTGTATTCTGTGTGGGAAGTCTTATTCCCAAGGAGGTCAGTTAAGTAGCCACCTGAGAATGCATACAGGTGAAAGGCCttacaaatgtacacactgtGAAAAGTGTTTCCATACAAGTTCTGCTTTAAAAAGACACATGCAAATTCATACAAGTGAAAGGCCCTGCAAGTGTACACAATGTGGGAAATGTTTTAGATCAAGTTCTTCTTTAAATCTACACCTGAGAATGCATACAGGTGAAAAGTCCTACAAATGTCCTCAGTGTGGAAAGTGTTTTTATTCAGAATCTTCTTTAAATGtacaccagagaattcataaaGGTGAAAAGCCGTACATAtgtactcagtgtgggaagtgttttagtgcaaattctgttttaaatcaacatctaagaattcatacaggtgaaaaaccctacaaatgcactcagtgtgggaagtgttttagTACAAATTTTGCTTTAAGTCAACACcggagaattcatacaggtgaaaagccatacaaatgtattcagtgtgggaagtgttttaaCACAAAATCTTATTTAGGTacacacctgagaattcatacaggtgaaaagccatacaagtgtacCCAATGCAACAAGTGTTTTAGTGCAAATTCTGCCTTAAATTTACACCtaagaattcatacaggtgaaaaaccctacaaatGCATTCAGTGTGGTAAGTGTTTTGGTGCAAATTTTGCTTTAAATcaacacctgagaattcatacaggtgaaaagccctacaaatgtcctcagtgtgggaaatgtttttcccaaatatctaatttaaattaccaccagagaattcattcaggtgaaaagcCGTACAAATGTACACAGTGTGGTAAGTGTTTTAGCGCAAATTTTGCCTTAAATCAACACCTTAGAATTCATAccggtgaaaagccctacaaatgttctcagtgtgggaagtgtttttcccagATGTCtaatttacattgccatcagaAAATTCATACAGGAGAAAAGCCCTAAAAACGTCTTTagtgtggaaaatgtttttccctAATATATCATTTCATTTGCCACCACAGAATTGATACTGGTGTGGCAATTTTTTTCCCATATAACTTTGTTAAATTTCCACCAGATAATTAATACAAGTGAATGCCCAACATATCCTCTTTCTACGAAGTGCTTTTCTGCCGAAAATAATTTCAGTCTCCGCCAATTTATTTGGGTGAGAAAAAgcactcagtgtgggaagtgttttttctACAAAGcacaaattttaatttaattcaaatttaaatttacttCTGAAAATTCATACAAATTAACATGTACTTAACATTGTAACTAAAATGTCCTtttaatggcaaaaaataatttcttcagGTGTGCACCCTAATAAATGTACTCTTGCATTGTGTTTGGGAAGTGTTTCAAATTTCCATCAAATTTAAAAGAACAACCTGATAATTCATCATAAAAAATCCCTTAAGATTAAAAGACCACCCTGTTGTTGTTTCTAAATTCTCACTTGGTGGGTTTTTAGTCAGAAGTCATGCTTATCGAGTCTAAATGTACATTATCCAAAACCCCAAACTTTGCCATCTCTGTTGATGGTTTCACTATCCCACCTTCCCCTCATGTGAAGGGCCTTGGTGTCATTCTTGACTGCACTCTCTGATTCGAACCTCATGTAAAACAAGTCACcagatctgcctttttccatCTTTGCAACATATGAAAGCTCTGGCCCATCTTGTCCTGCTCCACAACAGAAACTCTAATCCATGCCTTTGTTACATCTCAGCCGGATTACTGTAACTTCTTTCTCACTGGCATCGCAATCAGATCAATCAGAAAACTTCAATTAGTCCACAATGCTGCAGCAAGAATAGTCacccaaaaaaaatcatatgatCACATCTCTCCAATTGTGTACAAACTACATTGGCTGCCAATAAAATaccaaatacatttcagaacCCTCCTGCTACCCCCCTGTGCATTCCATGGTTTAGCTCCAGCCTCCCTCCACCTTACTGATCTTCTCTTGGACTACACACCCACTTACTtgcttctctcctcctccgcaAGACTTTTAACCATCCCCCCAACTCGCCATTTCACTCTTGGTGATTGGGCTATCTCCTGTGCAGCACCCaaactctgaaacacactccctccccacaTCTGTAATTCTGAGACTTTCCATTTTTAAGAAACCTCTAAAAACTCACCCCTTCGTACTAGCTTTGCATAAACAGGACTTAGTTATCCTCTCCCCTATGGCACTTGTAAGTAATTAGTCAttcagtgcttttaaaaaaaataccaggTCTTGTATATgcagtgtttttgtctttttctaaCTTTTTAATACGATGTCCTTGTTTCGAAGTATTTTAATACCATGTAAGGTGACCTTAAGTGCTCAGAAAGGGgcctgataaataaaaattattattattattatttagttttaGTTCAAGGTGTGAATAAAATGTGGTAAGCTCAACATTTTGCAGTGCATGTAATGGTACTAGTTTGTAGTTCTCTTTCTGAtattgtgtacttgtgtgtactgtattttggACAGACACATGAAAAAGCACAATGACTGGGGCAAACTAGATGCAAACTTTCTATTTATTACAAGTGTTTATGACTGTTTTCTTCTTCAATGTATAACCAGTTCGTTGAAAATCTGCActtgaatgtattttaatataattcctTGAAGATGTAGGGCGATGTTTTGTGGGGATGACATTGATGCAGgtgttatttgaaaaaatgaaaatgtgagaaCAATTTTGATGTGTACTGTAGAAAGAAACATTGCAATGTCTATTGCAAACttgcattctgaaaatgaaatttagaGTACAGTCCTTTTCAGTACTGCTACTGACAATGTGGAGGCATTAAAGTGTATGTCACCTAAAGCTGGTCATTACACTTCAGACAATGTGTTTTATCAGTTGAGAATCCTTGtttcattcttcatttttctATGTTGTACTAGAATTGTATatgaaatcattttacattGTGAATATACACATACCGATGCCTCTATGTCATGTAAATCTATATAAACACTTATGTCCTTCACTTgagtccattttatttttgtgcttacAGGAGCAATTTGCTATTGTTGGCAAATGTTTACACACA
Protein-coding sequences here:
- the LOC135249400 gene encoding zinc finger protein ZFP2-like isoform X3 encodes the protein MMQAGVCLRQDTETALPELTEQHTIRQKEEELSGLESVHMAESETECAAPGLNTLEPECVTAHSGVSDVHHTHAPLIKTETDLGSTHTGDLKTENLDSTELGYVTHLHPDQIKTETDDEGFLKAEHSDLQDIKCVRIKSDQMKCEPWQSPGDPNRSCKKELINHQCDKNNENNQTMFIQKSTKSSSKYINSQTINVIIEPTIINSSKNPLNVFQNKIIHRNTCEINTVERPYKCTQCEKCFRTRSALKKHIQIHSGEKPYQCILCGKSYSQGGQLSSHLRMHTGERPYKCTHCEKCFHTSSALKRHMQIHTSERPCKCTQCGKCFRSSSSLNLHLRMHTGEKSYKCPQCGKCFYSESSLNVHQRIHKGEKPYICTQCGKCFSANSVLNQHLRIHTGEKPYKCTQCGKCFSTNFALSQHRRIHTGEKPYKCIQCGKCFNTKSYLGTHLRIHTGEKPYKCTQCNKCFSANSALNLHLRIHTGEKPYKCIQCGKCFGANFALNQHLRIHTGEKPYKCPQCGKCFSQISNLNYHQRIHSGEKPYKCTQCGKCFSANFALNQHLRIHTGEKPYKCSQCGKCFSQMSNLHCHQKIHTGEKP